The Corvus cornix cornix isolate S_Up_H32 chromosome 6, ASM73873v5, whole genome shotgun sequence genome includes the window TACACGTTTAATACCTGTTAATGGGGTGGATGGGGAGGGATTGTGCTAAATTAGTTTGTCTTAAGTAAGAATTATGTTCTGTAAATGAAGCATAGATAACCACAGATGTAGTAGAACACAGAATATATCTAATTTAGTCGAGGTGGGAAACATACTGTGCATATTGGGGTAACCTGAATGTTAGCATTTGGATCAGTTAAATTGCTTGATTGGTAGCTATATTTTCTTCGTGTAACTTAGGTGGTTGTATTTTTGCATAGtctaaacagaaaagaagtatGGCTAAATCCATAAATGTTTAATGAAAGATCATGGGCTTAAATTGTTGGGTGATGGGGGAAACaaggtggttttctttttcgTTGTTGTTGTTTAGATATGCTTTAAGTATTTGCTACAGATGGGAATGTTTCAGCCTTTAACACTGTTCCCCTTGACGGGGTTATTTGTCCTTGGGTTAAAGGGTTGGAAATCGTGCCAAATGGGATAACATTGACGCTGGACTACCAGGGGAGAAGCACAGGGGAGGCCTTCGTGCAGTTTGCTTCAAAGGAGATAGCAGAAAATGCTCTGGggaaacacaaggaaagaatAGGGCACAGGTGGGGATGGAGAGTTTGGGATGGTgttaaatctttattttttgggggttgtGGGTCAGTAATGCTTTTGGGGGGTTGGGGACCATTGGGGAATTGGctgtttttaagaatttttgTAACTGATCCTAAGTTAACTTGGGAAATACAGTAgatttggggggtgggggagacAGTATTGCACTGGGTAGTTTGCTAAACTCAGAAAATTGTTTCAATCGTTCTTATGTAGGGTAATTTGTGATAAATGCTGCTATAGCCAGACATTGTTTTTCAACAGTATGTTTCTCATACTGGAAAGACATGTTTTAAGCTTAATTTGTACAGCTAGAATTTTCACATAGTAATTTCTGCCACTgtaaagtgggtttttttaatacacttaAGATTCTTACAGTTTTGAGGAGAAACTTAAGTTGTATGGTATCTCTAGTCACTACTATTGGCTTGTACATTTAGTTCTAGAAAACGTAGTATGGCCTTTTGTAAAATTCAGACTGCTTCTGCCTGTGTTCTTACTGGTACCTTGAAAATCCTCTTTTATTAGATATATTGAAATCTTCAAAAGTAGTAAGAGCGAAATCAGAGGATTCTCTGACATGCCAAGAAGAATGATGGGACAACAGCGACCTGGACCATATGATAGACCATTAGGAGGAAGAGGGGGTTATTATGGAGCTGGGCGTGGAAGTATGTATGACAGAATGCGTCGAGGAGGTGGTGGATATGACGGTGGTATGTTCATCTAATGAACACAGGTTCTGTTGGCAGTTTCATGTTTCTGACATACTTGTCAAGAAATAAGAAATGGCAGTAGCTGTAATGCCCATTAGGTTTGATGTATTTATCTGAAAAAACTTGTATGTATATATCAAAACGTGTGGCTTAGTATTTAAGATGAACGTAAATAATAAGGGAGCTATTTTCAGCAGAATCTGATCTCTCCGTTTGCATGTTTTAGTCTCTGttatataaaaaatgtatttttgcacCGTGTTCAGAAATCCAGGTTTGACAGTCTGCAGAGGCTGTTTGCAAAGTGCTGGGTGCCCAAAGACTGCAAAATTGAGTGTTGTGTGTGCATTTCTCTGTGAATTTTGAGCAGTAATGTGATcgttcctttccttctctccattGCACAGGATATGGTGGCTTTGATGATTATGGTGGCTATAATAACTATGGCTATGGAAACGACGGCTATGACGACAGAATGAGGGATGGGAGaggtaaaagaaattaatagttTGTCTAAAAAGGTTTTCCTGTTACTTGAGTTGCAAGACACAGTATTTCCAAGACAGAAATAATAGCTTCATTCTATTTTGTAAAGAAGGTTGTTTAAAAAGGGGAGGGGATTGGGGAATCGTAAGAAAAGGTAAATAGATTGCTTAGGAGGGCTTCTGGTAAGGTTTGGGTTGATACATGGGGAGTGTAAACACCGTGCATTCAGTGGTATAATTCagtgctttcagaaaaagagtAGTGATGACTTTTGGCTTTTCATGATCTTAGaggtgtgtgggtttttttggtttgggttttccaATAGGCATGGGAGGACATGGCTATGGAGCTGGAGATGCAGGGTCGGGGTTCCATGGTGGCGGTCATTTTGTTCACATGAGAGGGCTGCCTTTCCGAGCCACGGAAAACGATATTGCTAACGTAAGTACCACGGGGAAAAGGGCTTCCTCATGCCAGCAGTGTGCATGTCCCTATCTGTCCTAGTCCAAACTCGGGGAGAGTTCTCAAGTCACTGCTACATCTGCTGACTAAAGCCATGGCCCTTCACGTGAGTTGCACAAAGTGAATGAGCTTTTATAAAGCTACTGTCCGAGGTGGGATTACCAGAGAAGTCAGCAAAGCTATATTTAACGTTAATCCTTGCACTCTTTGCtcttttcatttccataaaAGGTGTATTGCAGAGACAACAGTTGCTGCAATCAGTATCCTCATTTTAAGGCCTTCAGAATTTGTTTAAGCTTATCTGATTTTGTGAAAATGACAGAAGATGTGAAACTTAGATTGCTTAGTTTTGCGTATTTGTTTGTTGACCTGAGACTTTATTTCAGGAGGGACAGGGTGGGAAGGCTGTAGAGAGCTGTGTTGGCTTGGAGAGGACTGTACCCCTCCCCTTACTCATAAGAGATCAGGGTGATAGATAAAAGCACATCCGCAGGGTTTTGCGAATGTGTTCTTGTGTCAGTGCAGATGCATTGTTTGTAGGGGAAGAAGTTTTTTTGGGAGACGAGGCCTGGTTTAACATAGCATGTCCTTGGAGAGAGACTATATTGCTAGTTGCACGTATATATTATATACACAGAACTCCATTCTTAagcttgtgtttgttttcttttgtgggtGGGTTGGTTTACTTAAATGGAGGTGTATTTTCTTGTGTCAGTTTGATTGTTTCATTTAGGGGAAAGACTATTACAAGGGCTAAAAGTCAGGCTTTGATCTGGAGCAGTGAGGAAGAGCAGTCTGATTGACAGGCAGCTTTTCTTGAATTCCATGAATGAATCCTTGCGTTGAGAAATCTGAAGCAGCCGAGCGAAATTAAAACCAACTGATTATATTCCTGTCCAGGATGGTGTCGCATTTGACTTGTGTTGTTTAGAGCAGTGTGTGTGGGTAGGAGTTGTTTGTAtctttgctttcagagaaaGCTCCTCAGGCTCTGTAGCTGCAGCGCTCCAAGCTGTGTAGTAATAATGGATTGTAAACGTAG containing:
- the HNRNPH3 gene encoding heterogeneous nuclear ribonucleoprotein H3 isoform X3, whose product is MDWSGKHNGPNDTTNDGTVVRLRGLPFGCSKEEIVQFFQGLEIVPNGITLTLDYQGRSTGEAFVQFASKEIAENALGKHKERIGHRYIEIFKSSKSEIRGFSDMPRRMMGQQRPGPYDRPLGGRGGYYGAGRGRYGGFDDYGGYNNYGYGNDGYDDRMRDGRGFPIGMGGHGYGAGDAGSGFHGGGHFVHMRGLPFRATENDIANFFSPLNPIRVHIDIGADGRATGEADVEFVTHEDAVAAMSKDKNHMQHRYIELFLNSTAGGGSGMGGYGRDGMDQGYGSVGRMGMGSNYSGGYGTPDGLGGYSRGSGNSGGYYGQGSMGGGGWRGMY
- the HNRNPH3 gene encoding heterogeneous nuclear ribonucleoprotein H3 isoform X6 produces the protein MDWSGKHNGPNDTTNDGTVVRLRGLPFGCSKEEIVQFFQGLEIVPNGITLTLDYQGRSTGEAFVQFASKEIAENALGKHKERIGHRYIEIFKSSKSEIRGFSDMPRRMMGQQRPGPYDRPLGGRGGYYGAGRGSMYDRMRRGGGGYDGGYGGFDDYGGYNNYGYGNDGYDDRMRDGRGMGGHGYGAGDAGSGFHGGGHFVHMRGLPFRATENDIANFFSPLNPIRVHIDIGADGRATGEADVEFVTHEDAVAAMSKDKNHMQHRYIELFLNSTAGGGSGMGGYGRDGMDQGYGSVGRMGMGSNYSGGYGTPDGLGGYSMYA
- the HNRNPH3 gene encoding heterogeneous nuclear ribonucleoprotein H3 isoform X2; this encodes MDWSGKHNGPNDTTNDGTVVRLRGLPFGCSKEEIVQFFQGLEIVPNGITLTLDYQGRSTGEAFVQFASKEIAENALGKHKERIGHRYIEIFKSSKSEIRGFSDMPRRMMGQQRPGPYDRPLGGRGGYYGAGRGSMYDRMRRGGGGYDGGYGGFDDYGGYNNYGYGNDGYDDRMRDGRGMGGHGYGAGDAGSGFHGGGHFVHMRGLPFRATENDIANFFSPLNPIRVHIDIGADGRATGEADVEFVTHEDAVAAMSKDKNHMQHRYIELFLNSTAGGGSGMGGYGRDGMDQGYGSVGRMGMGSNYSGGYGTPDGLGGYSRGSGNSGGYYGQGSMGGGGWRGMY
- the HNRNPH3 gene encoding heterogeneous nuclear ribonucleoprotein H3 isoform X1 → MDWSGKHNGPNDTTNDGTVVRLRGLPFGCSKEEIVQFFQGLEIVPNGITLTLDYQGRSTGEAFVQFASKEIAENALGKHKERIGHRYIEIFKSSKSEIRGFSDMPRRMMGQQRPGPYDRPLGGRGGYYGAGRGSMYDRMRRGGGGYDGGYGGFDDYGGYNNYGYGNDGYDDRMRDGRGFPIGMGGHGYGAGDAGSGFHGGGHFVHMRGLPFRATENDIANFFSPLNPIRVHIDIGADGRATGEADVEFVTHEDAVAAMSKDKNHMQHRYIELFLNSTAGGGSGMGGYGRDGMDQGYGSVGRMGMGSNYSGGYGTPDGLGGYSRGSGNSGGYYGQGSMGGGGWRGMY
- the HNRNPH3 gene encoding heterogeneous nuclear ribonucleoprotein H3 isoform X5, giving the protein MDWSGKHNGPNDTTNDGTVVRLRGLPFGCSKEEIVQFFQGLEIVPNGITLTLDYQGRSTGEAFVQFASKEIAENALGKHKERIGHRYIEIFKSSKSEIRGFSDMPRRMMGQQRPGPYDRPLGGRGGYYGAGRGSMYDRMRRGGGGYDGGYGGFDDYGGYNNYGYGNDGYDDRMRDGRGFPIGMGGHGYGAGDAGSGFHGGGHFVHMRGLPFRATENDIANFFSPLNPIRVHIDIGADGRATGEADVEFVTHEDAVAAMSKDKNHMQHRYIELFLNSTAGGGSGMGGYGRDGMDQGYGSVGRMGMGSNYSGGYGTPDGLGGYSMYA